Proteins encoded in a region of the Cytobacillus pseudoceanisediminis genome:
- a CDS encoding MerR family transcriptional regulator, protein MDTQYMKAYTIKEVSKMLNVPPGTLRQWEKDLSGLLLIPRSKQGARFYTDHEIALLEKVKQMRDKNLSKDMIRELMQKHMDFASETGIEANETSLAAVNQERSLHTEQQAVMDAEQFMALMDGFRDSLIADVRNEIRSGVRKEVLDEVKKEISKGSLHTVKSLSDSIYKSGEKTKAEIESLGARIEQSSENTSEAFGTLSKGWRKVRSVLLIKFTI, encoded by the coding sequence ATGGATACGCAATATATGAAAGCTTATACAATCAAAGAGGTTTCGAAAATGCTGAATGTGCCTCCTGGAACATTAAGGCAATGGGAAAAGGATTTAAGCGGACTTCTGCTTATTCCCCGTTCAAAACAGGGAGCCCGCTTTTATACAGACCATGAAATCGCATTGCTTGAAAAGGTAAAGCAGATGCGCGATAAAAATTTAAGCAAGGATATGATCCGCGAATTAATGCAAAAACATATGGACTTTGCTTCTGAAACTGGTATTGAAGCAAATGAAACATCCTTGGCGGCAGTCAATCAGGAAAGATCATTACATACAGAGCAACAGGCTGTCATGGACGCCGAACAGTTCATGGCATTGATGGATGGTTTCAGGGACAGTTTAATTGCAGATGTCAGAAATGAAATTCGCAGCGGTGTTCGAAAGGAAGTTTTAGACGAAGTGAAGAAAGAAATTAGCAAAGGATCATTGCATACTGTTAAAAGCCTGTCGGATTCGATCTATAAATCAGGAGAAAAAACCAAAGCGGAAATTGAATCACTTGGCGCAAGGATTGAGCAGTCTTCTGAGAATACTTCCGAAGCGTTCGGAACCCTTTCAAAAGGGTGGCGAAAAGTACGAAGCGTACTTCTGATCAAATTCACCATTTGA
- the thiD gene encoding bifunctional hydroxymethylpyrimidine kinase/phosphomethylpyrimidine kinase, translated as MKVNKALTIAGSDSGGGAGIQADLKTFQELGVFGMSALTAVTAQNTKGVQGVYPMTAEAVSAQIQSIGEDLRPDAVKTGMLFSADIIESVSNEIVRYGWKNVVIDPVMIAKGGASLLQNEAILAMKKHLIPLSLVITPNIPEAEVLTDIRIRSLEDKREAAKKLHHLGAKNVIIKGGHDEAKDIAADLLFDGESFSEFKSSRIQTANTHGTGCTYSAAITAGLADGLTVPEAVDRAKKFIQAAIENDLGIGSGHGPTNHWAFNKRKKEAEVYGC; from the coding sequence ATGAAAGTGAACAAAGCTTTAACCATAGCGGGTTCTGATAGCGGCGGCGGCGCGGGCATTCAAGCTGACTTAAAAACATTTCAGGAACTCGGTGTTTTCGGCATGTCTGCTTTAACTGCGGTAACGGCTCAAAACACCAAGGGTGTTCAAGGAGTTTATCCAATGACAGCAGAGGCAGTTTCTGCTCAAATTCAGTCGATAGGAGAAGACCTCAGACCTGACGCTGTGAAGACAGGAATGCTTTTTAGTGCAGATATAATCGAGAGTGTTTCCAATGAAATTGTGAGATACGGCTGGAAAAATGTCGTCATAGATCCAGTAATGATAGCAAAGGGAGGAGCAAGTCTTCTTCAGAATGAAGCGATATTAGCGATGAAAAAGCATCTTATCCCTCTCTCTCTGGTGATTACCCCGAATATTCCAGAAGCAGAGGTTTTAACGGACATAAGAATTCGTTCACTAGAGGATAAAAGAGAAGCAGCAAAAAAACTGCATCACCTTGGAGCGAAAAATGTCATCATAAAAGGCGGCCATGATGAAGCAAAAGACATAGCAGCAGACCTTCTTTTTGACGGAGAAAGTTTTTCGGAATTTAAAAGCAGCAGAATACAAACAGCCAACACACATGGAACAGGCTGCACTTACTCGGCTGCCATCACCGCTGGCCTCGCTGACGGTCTTACCGTGCCAGAGGCTGTTGATCGGGCAAAAAAATTCATCCAGGCAGCAATTGAAAATGATTTAGGAATTGGCAGCGGTCATGGACCTACCAATCACTGGGCGTTCAATAAAAGGAAGAAGGAGGCTGAAGTATATGGCTGTTAA
- a CDS encoding 3-oxoacyl-ACP reductase → MNLNDQIVIITGSSRGLGKETAKAFAREGAKVVINYFHSEEKAHALQKEIGEKAIAIRADIRDSVQVNSMFQETKEHFGAPITTIVNNALVNFQFDPISKKDAETIKWDDYKSQLEGAILGALNTVQAGLEDMKKLEFGRVISVGTNLFQHPVVPYHDYTTSKAALLGFTRNMANELGQYGITANMVSGGLLKTTDASASTSKEVFKIIENSTALRKVTDPQEVADAIVFFASPWARAVTGQNLVVDGGLVMN, encoded by the coding sequence ATGAATCTTAACGATCAGATTGTCATTATTACAGGCAGCAGCAGAGGGCTGGGCAAAGAAACCGCAAAAGCATTCGCGAGAGAAGGAGCGAAAGTTGTCATTAACTATTTCCATAGCGAGGAAAAAGCCCATGCTCTGCAGAAGGAAATTGGCGAAAAAGCCATTGCCATTCGTGCTGATATTCGGGACAGTGTTCAAGTGAACTCCATGTTTCAAGAGACGAAGGAACACTTTGGAGCTCCCATTACAACTATAGTCAATAATGCACTGGTAAACTTTCAATTTGACCCTATTTCGAAAAAAGATGCAGAAACAATTAAATGGGACGATTACAAAAGCCAGCTGGAAGGTGCAATTCTGGGAGCATTGAACACAGTTCAGGCAGGTCTTGAAGATATGAAAAAACTGGAGTTTGGCAGGGTAATCTCGGTCGGCACCAATCTATTCCAGCATCCAGTTGTACCCTATCATGACTATACGACCAGCAAAGCTGCTTTATTAGGCTTCACCAGAAATATGGCGAATGAGCTGGGCCAATATGGAATTACGGCAAATATGGTATCGGGAGGTTTGTTAAAAACGACAGATGCCAGTGCTTCGACCTCTAAGGAAGTCTTTAAAATTATCGAAAACTCGACTGCATTAAGAAAAGTCACAGATCCTCAAGAAGTGGCTGATGCGATAGTCTTCTTCGCTTCTCCATGGGCAAGGGCAGTTACTGGACAAAATCTGGTTGTAGATGGCGGATTAGTTATGAATTAA
- a CDS encoding AbrB family transcriptional regulator: MNKNLLITLLSAVFGAVLFSLLHIPVAFLLGALTAVMIGSRLSRIPFYWPAGFRDAGIIIVGYSIGLSFTQEAVLLILQKLPFILLITVCMVLFSAISALLIAKLMGIDYPTVLIGSIPGGLSQMILLAEEVKGIDITVVTFMQVARLTMIIFIVPILVFGPWLNVSVGPGFEAAEPLWGDLFPGILLFVFVSFTGIILSKRLKLPTPYLLGPIMGTAALVISGINGPELPPLVLDLSQLLIGAHIGMMMKPEKLANKFKTISLAALSGLLLITGSVLLSFMIMHFFHLSPATSFLSLAPGGMDQMAIIAHETGADLAIVTGYQLFRLFFIFFVVPPFLKWIFVKFKKLASSS, encoded by the coding sequence GTGAATAAGAATTTATTGATCACCTTACTATCTGCTGTATTTGGTGCAGTATTATTTTCTTTATTGCATATTCCGGTCGCCTTTTTGCTTGGTGCATTGACTGCCGTTATGATTGGGAGCCGGCTCAGCAGGATTCCGTTTTATTGGCCAGCAGGATTTCGCGATGCCGGGATTATCATCGTCGGATACAGCATCGGCCTTTCTTTTACACAGGAAGCGGTCCTGCTTATCCTGCAGAAGCTCCCTTTTATTTTGCTCATTACCGTTTGCATGGTTCTCTTTAGCGCCATATCTGCACTTCTTATTGCGAAATTAATGGGCATCGACTATCCCACAGTTTTGATCGGCAGTATTCCCGGAGGTCTGTCCCAAATGATTCTTCTGGCAGAGGAAGTCAAAGGAATCGATATCACGGTTGTTACCTTTATGCAGGTCGCACGGCTGACCATGATTATCTTCATCGTCCCTATCCTAGTATTCGGACCTTGGCTGAATGTCTCTGTCGGTCCCGGTTTTGAAGCTGCAGAACCTTTATGGGGTGATTTATTCCCTGGTATTTTACTCTTTGTCTTCGTTTCTTTTACCGGCATTATCCTAAGCAAACGCCTGAAGCTCCCTACCCCGTACCTTCTTGGTCCGATTATGGGAACAGCGGCCCTTGTCATTTCCGGTATAAACGGACCCGAACTCCCGCCACTTGTTTTGGATTTATCACAGCTATTAATCGGGGCTCACATCGGCATGATGATGAAGCCTGAAAAGCTGGCAAATAAATTTAAAACCATTTCACTGGCTGCCTTAAGCGGCCTGCTTCTCATTACGGGTTCGGTGCTGCTTAGTTTTATGATTATGCACTTTTTTCACCTTTCCCCTGCCACCAGCTTTTTGAGTCTTGCACCCGGAGGCATGGACCAAATGGCCATAATCGCCCATGAAACCGGCGCAGACTTAGCCATAGTAACAGGCTATCAACTATTTCGGCTGTTTTTTATATTCTTTGTAGTACCTCCATTTTTAAAATGGATCTTTGTAAAGTTTAAGAAATTAGCATCCTCAAGCTAA
- a CDS encoding sigma-70 family RNA polymerase sigma factor, which yields MSSDEYVKRSIADQVDRALVLEMIMDEYGTVLKRLIYSYVNDWNAASDLTQDTFITVYEKLESFQQRSSFKTWIFTIAINKSKDYLKSWHYRNMVMNEKVFS from the coding sequence GTGAGCTCTGATGAGTATGTAAAGCGGTCAATTGCTGATCAAGTAGACCGTGCTCTCGTTCTTGAAATGATCATGGATGAGTATGGTACCGTTTTGAAAAGATTGATATACAGCTATGTGAATGATTGGAATGCGGCCAGTGATTTAACACAGGATACCTTTATTACTGTTTATGAAAAGCTGGAAAGTTTCCAGCAAAGATCTTCTTTTAAAACATGGATTTTCACAATTGCTATTAATAAAAGCAAAGACTATCTTAAAAGCTGGCATTACCGCAATATGGTCATGAATGAAAAGGTTTTTTCCTGA
- the thiM gene encoding hydroxyethylthiazole kinase — protein sequence MNIQEFSSLLEKVRVSNPLVHNITNVVVTNFTANGLLAIGASPVMAYAHEEAAEMAKIAGALVLNMGTLTEKEVKSMLIAGKSANQHGVPVIFDPVGVGATAYRTDTAKRILEELDITIIRGNAAEIANAAGQKWSIKGVDAIEAAGNTSELAKSAAKELGAVTVITGKQDIVSDGKSTFAINNGHPLLTKVTGAGCLLTSIIGAFAAIEKDPVKAAVTSLVVYGSAAEIAAEKSDGKGPGTFQIEFLNSLYNISAADVESYGSFEKRPVRRQYK from the coding sequence ATGAACATTCAGGAGTTTAGCAGTCTATTGGAAAAAGTAAGAGTGTCAAACCCTCTTGTACATAACATTACAAATGTGGTGGTAACAAACTTTACTGCAAATGGCCTGCTGGCAATTGGGGCATCACCAGTAATGGCATATGCACATGAAGAGGCAGCTGAAATGGCTAAAATAGCTGGTGCATTGGTTCTCAATATGGGAACACTGACAGAAAAAGAAGTAAAAAGTATGCTCATAGCGGGTAAATCAGCAAATCAGCATGGGGTTCCAGTCATTTTCGACCCGGTTGGTGTCGGCGCCACGGCTTATCGCACAGATACAGCTAAAAGAATATTAGAAGAGTTAGATATTACCATCATAAGAGGGAATGCTGCAGAAATTGCCAACGCGGCAGGACAGAAATGGAGTATAAAGGGCGTAGATGCAATTGAAGCAGCAGGTAACACTTCAGAGCTTGCTAAGTCGGCAGCAAAAGAACTTGGTGCAGTAACCGTTATTACAGGAAAACAGGATATCGTTTCAGATGGAAAATCCACTTTTGCCATTAACAATGGCCATCCTCTTCTAACGAAAGTAACGGGTGCCGGATGTCTTCTTACTTCAATAATAGGAGCTTTCGCTGCTATTGAAAAGGATCCTGTAAAAGCGGCAGTAACTTCATTGGTCGTTTATGGCTCTGCAGCCGAAATCGCAGCAGAAAAATCGGATGGCAAAGGACCAGGCACTTTCCAAATAGAGTTTTTGAATAGCTTATATAACATTTCAGCTGCAGATGTTGAATCATATGGCTCTTTTGAAAAACGACCAGTTAGGAGGCAATATAAATGA
- a CDS encoding Cof-type HAD-IIB family hydrolase produces the protein MSQSNIAPQIKLIALDMDGTLLNSRGEIPDENRKAIREAKEKGIEVILSTGRSRLTAGDHSDSLELNSYLITVNGSEIFGPDGESISRTPVDSKIMEWMWNLSQSHKTNFWATSCERVWTNEMPENIHDHEWLKFGFDISDDEIRELIHKELQTKGDLEITNSSLTNIEVNALGINKAKGIQKVTELLGISMENVMAMGDSLNDIAMIEESGWGVAMGNAQDIVKETANAITGTNDEAGVAQAIRKWAL, from the coding sequence ATGTCACAATCAAATATTGCTCCACAGATCAAATTAATCGCTCTTGATATGGATGGAACCTTGTTGAATTCCAGAGGGGAAATTCCTGATGAAAACCGTAAGGCCATACGAGAGGCAAAGGAAAAAGGAATTGAAGTTATTTTGAGCACTGGAAGATCCAGGCTTACGGCAGGCGACCATTCCGATTCTTTGGAATTGAACTCCTACTTGATCACAGTCAACGGCAGTGAAATATTTGGCCCTGATGGTGAATCAATCTCAAGGACTCCAGTTGATTCAAAAATAATGGAGTGGATGTGGAACCTATCCCAGTCACATAAGACTAATTTCTGGGCAACAAGCTGCGAACGGGTTTGGACGAATGAAATGCCTGAAAATATTCATGACCATGAATGGCTTAAATTTGGATTTGATATATCAGATGATGAAATCAGGGAACTCATTCATAAAGAGCTTCAAACAAAAGGGGATCTGGAGATTACAAATTCCAGTTTAACTAATATTGAGGTAAATGCTCTTGGAATCAATAAAGCTAAAGGTATCCAGAAGGTAACAGAGCTTCTTGGCATTTCGATGGAAAATGTAATGGCGATGGGTGACAGCTTAAATGATATTGCCATGATCGAGGAATCAGGCTGGGGTGTAGCAATGGGAAATGCGCAGGATATTGTGAAAGAAACAGCGAATGCTATTACGGGAACTAATGATGAAGCTGGTGTTGCACAGGCAATCCGAAAGTGGGCTCTTTAA
- a CDS encoding CAP domain-containing protein, which produces MRKFLFIFILLFIGFAFSQPEGKLADESSSGTVIDNIKSDIQLFKDSEEVLAIINGVMEEAQNWADEFLLTIRQYTGDKNHTPEDKAEKPVLEAPEEQTFSIHNIEIGDDKSEIESKLGSSKRSSANEFGTDWHAYHDQYQNFVMVAYDKQEKAAGIYTNQDLISSSKEIAYGTPKSSVREQLGEPLDKMRKGFVIYQLEENRDYDLYELDGNYVTIFYDKHRDNTVTSIQIISKALEEQKDSFYANASSSLKEGFEYQLFDITNAERVNHGVPVMEWDDTVKETARKHSSDMAQNNYFDHTNLQGLSPFDRMQADEVSFMVAGENLASGQFSSIFAHEGLMNSLGHRKNILRADYEFLGVGVAFNSKSQPYYTENFYAK; this is translated from the coding sequence TTGAGGAAGTTTTTATTTATTTTTATCCTGTTATTTATCGGTTTCGCCTTTTCACAGCCTGAAGGGAAATTGGCAGATGAATCTAGTTCAGGAACTGTAATTGATAACATAAAATCTGATATTCAGCTTTTTAAAGACAGTGAAGAAGTGCTGGCTATAATAAACGGTGTGATGGAAGAGGCACAAAACTGGGCAGATGAATTCCTTCTTACAATCAGGCAATATACCGGCGATAAAAATCATACACCAGAGGATAAAGCCGAAAAGCCGGTTTTAGAAGCCCCAGAAGAGCAAACCTTTTCTATTCATAATATAGAAATAGGCGATGACAAGTCTGAAATCGAGAGCAAGCTTGGCTCCTCGAAACGTTCCTCTGCAAATGAATTTGGAACAGACTGGCATGCTTATCATGATCAATATCAAAATTTTGTAATGGTCGCTTATGACAAGCAAGAGAAAGCTGCCGGCATCTATACAAATCAGGATTTGATTTCTTCATCAAAAGAGATTGCCTATGGAACGCCAAAGTCTTCAGTTAGGGAGCAGCTTGGAGAACCGCTGGACAAAATGAGAAAGGGATTTGTTATCTATCAGCTCGAAGAGAATCGGGATTATGATCTATACGAATTGGATGGGAATTATGTAACCATATTCTATGATAAGCATCGTGACAATACGGTAACTTCAATACAAATAATCAGTAAAGCACTTGAAGAGCAAAAAGATTCCTTTTATGCCAATGCCAGCAGCTCTCTAAAGGAAGGATTTGAATATCAGCTTTTCGATATTACAAATGCCGAGAGAGTAAATCACGGAGTTCCCGTTATGGAATGGGATGATACTGTTAAGGAAACGGCGCGAAAGCACAGCAGCGACATGGCGCAGAACAATTATTTTGATCATACCAACCTGCAGGGCCTATCACCTTTTGACAGAATGCAGGCGGATGAAGTTTCATTTATGGTCGCCGGGGAAAACCTTGCTTCCGGTCAATTCAGCAGTATCTTTGCTCATGAAGGATTAATGAACTCACTTGGCCACCGCAAAAATATTCTGCGTGCCGATTATGAATTTTTAGGTGTTGGCGTTGCTTTTAATTCAAAGTCACAGCCTTATTATACAGAAAACTTTTATGCAAAATAA
- a CDS encoding RNA polymerase sigma factor yields the protein MLKTIESLTVKYREVFLLHYYQDLSLAEISETLNIPISTVKTRLYRGQEKVKKILSASERGEQHG from the coding sequence TTGCTGAAAACGATTGAATCCCTCACAGTAAAATACCGGGAAGTCTTCCTTCTCCATTATTACCAGGATCTCAGTCTGGCAGAAATAAGTGAGACCCTTAATATCCCTATTTCTACTGTTAAAACAAGGCTGTACAGAGGACAGGAAAAAGTGAAGAAGATACTATCTGCTTCAGAAAGAGGTGAACAGCATGGCTGA
- a CDS encoding C39 family peptidase produces MNLQKNEIHYSAIPHAEANHVPIVKQEIQKKSVLLNVPLYNQMDSPRLYNGCEITSLAMIINYEGIQVSKNKLAQEINRVPLRYSGGEYGNPNEGFVGNMEDGPGLGVYQGPIFELAKKYFPERAENLTGKPFKVLLEKIAEGSPVWIITTASLSPAASFETWNTPGGPVDVTFQMHSVAITGYDEEYIYINDPYGTKNKKVPKQQFIDAWELMGSQAIVIN; encoded by the coding sequence GTGAACCTTCAAAAAAATGAAATACACTATAGTGCAATTCCGCATGCGGAGGCAAACCATGTACCGATTGTGAAGCAGGAAATTCAGAAAAAATCCGTTCTCCTGAATGTGCCATTGTACAATCAAATGGATAGTCCCCGTCTGTATAATGGATGTGAGATTACTAGTTTAGCAATGATTATAAATTATGAAGGCATTCAAGTATCTAAAAATAAATTAGCACAGGAAATTAACCGGGTGCCGCTTAGATATAGCGGAGGTGAATACGGGAATCCAAATGAAGGCTTTGTCGGCAACATGGAGGATGGACCAGGATTAGGCGTTTATCAGGGGCCAATTTTCGAACTGGCGAAAAAGTATTTTCCTGAACGTGCTGAGAATCTGACTGGCAAGCCCTTTAAAGTGCTGCTCGAAAAAATTGCAGAAGGTTCGCCGGTCTGGATTATAACAACTGCAAGCCTATCACCCGCAGCATCCTTCGAAACCTGGAATACACCGGGCGGACCAGTTGATGTGACATTCCAGATGCATAGTGTTGCAATTACCGGATATGACGAGGAATATATCTATATTAACGACCCGTATGGCACAAAAAATAAAAAGGTGCCCAAACAGCAGTTTATTGATGCCTGGGAGCTGATGGGTTCACAGGCCATTGTCATTAACTAG
- a CDS encoding OsmC family protein produces the protein MAEHQFQLKAYWPGLRNDVGEIETGGLKTKVSIPPEMEGPGIGTNPDEMLLGAAATCYIITLAAMMERSKLEKENLTMESTGIVDVTKGVITYKKIIHRPVILLQADATEKDHSLARKLAQKAEASCMISRAIKGNVEVELEETILTAKNPSK, from the coding sequence ATGGCTGAACACCAATTCCAATTAAAAGCATATTGGCCAGGACTTCGGAATGATGTTGGAGAAATTGAAACAGGCGGGCTTAAAACAAAGGTTTCCATTCCGCCAGAAATGGAAGGACCCGGAATCGGAACAAATCCGGATGAAATGCTGCTGGGGGCAGCGGCAACTTGTTATATTATTACCCTGGCAGCTATGATGGAACGAAGTAAACTCGAGAAAGAAAACCTTACGATGGAATCAACCGGTATTGTAGATGTAACTAAAGGTGTGATTACATACAAGAAAATTATTCATCGCCCTGTTATTTTGTTACAGGCGGATGCGACTGAAAAGGATCATTCACTTGCGCGCAAGCTGGCGCAAAAAGCTGAAGCATCCTGTATGATTTCCAGGGCGATTAAAGGTAATGTAGAGGTAGAATTAGAAGAAACGATTCTAACTGCCAAAAATCCTTCGAAATAA
- the speD gene encoding adenosylmethionine decarboxylase — MKLTPEQRIELHGFNNLTKSLSFNMYDVCYTKTREEREAYIDYIDEQYSAERLTKILKNVSDIIGAHVLNVAQQDYVPQGASVTVLVSEGPVVEVPDESYDESPGPLPDNVVMQLDKSHITVHTYPEYHPDEGISTFRADIDVSTCGEISPLKALNYLIHSFDTDIMTIDYRVRGFTRDTDGRKLYIDHDISSIQNYIPEEVKEDFDMIDVNIYQAHTFHTKCKIRDFDLDNYLFGYTKEKLDPKEAEEITERLTTEMDEIFYGKNINPGSLSE; from the coding sequence TTGAAATTAACACCGGAACAAAGAATTGAACTCCATGGTTTTAATAATTTGACGAAATCACTAAGCTTTAATATGTATGATGTCTGTTATACAAAGACGAGGGAAGAGCGTGAAGCCTATATAGATTATATTGATGAGCAATACAGTGCGGAGCGGCTTACAAAAATATTAAAAAATGTTTCCGACATCATTGGTGCCCATGTCTTAAATGTGGCACAGCAGGATTATGTCCCACAAGGTGCAAGTGTGACCGTCCTGGTATCTGAAGGACCGGTAGTGGAAGTCCCGGATGAATCCTATGATGAATCTCCTGGCCCGCTGCCTGATAATGTAGTCATGCAGCTGGATAAAAGCCATATTACCGTCCATACCTATCCTGAATATCATCCGGACGAAGGAATCAGCACATTCAGGGCCGATATTGATGTATCCACATGCGGTGAAATCTCCCCGCTAAAAGCCCTTAATTACCTCATCCATTCCTTTGATACGGACATCATGACAATCGACTACAGAGTCAGGGGATTTACACGGGACACGGACGGAAGAAAACTTTATATCGACCATGACATCAGTTCAATCCAAAATTATATTCCTGAAGAAGTAAAAGAAGATTTTGATATGATCGATGTGAATATTTATCAGGCACATACCTTTCACACAAAGTGTAAAATAAGGGATTTTGACTTAGATAATTATTTATTCGGATACACGAAGGAAAAGCTTGATCCTAAGGAAGCTGAAGAGATCACTGAGCGGCTTACAACGGAGATGGACGAAATTTTTTACGGGAAAAATATTAACCCCGGATCTTTATCAGAGTGA